Within Haloterrigena turkmenica DSM 5511, the genomic segment CCCGCTACAGACCGCTGCTGAGTTCCACCATGTGGATCGTAGCTGCCCGTAGCGGAGATTTCCTTGGGACACTCGTCTCAGCGCGTCGCCACTCCCACGCAGTCGTCTCGAGTTTGCACCCAAAGCGGTTGGCTCGAAGGACCGGCGACGCCGCCGCCGGCGGCCTTGAACTGACTCGCGGGACACGTAACCGTCGTCGTGTACTCCGATTCGTCCGGCTGGGCCATCTCTCGGAGTGAGTTCGAATCCGAGAGTGGAACGTAGTCGATGCACGACGACGCCATGATGGTGAGTTCGTCCTCGCTGTCACGAAGCGTGAGCGTCTGGGTCTCGGGGTTGTCGATTCCGACGAGTCCGCGGTCGAACGTGTCGTGCTCGATGGTGATCGTGACCGCCTCGTGGTTGGTCTCGTACTCGACCGGGATGGAGATGCCGCCCGCGAGGACGTGTGCCCCATCGACGATCTAGGCCTCGATAGCGTCGGCTTCGAAGAGCTCATGGAATGCTCAAGGCGTAAGCCGGACAAAGACTTTCTCACGGTCATCCTTATTCGCCCGCTCTGGTGCAGCGAGGCTCTGATGAATCGCCAGAGCCGAGTTAGGCTTTGGCTGGGAGTCGGTCGTCAATCGCCTCGACAATGAGGTCCAAATCGAGGTCACTGCCGTGAGCCCGGCACTGTCTAGTGCGCTCGCAAACGTCGACTGCTTAGCTTATCTCCTCTGAGCACCTCTCTACAGGGATGGGACGGAAGAAGCATATCGTCAACCTCTCTGACGAGGAACGAAGCAAACTTGAGGCGGTTATTTCGACGGGTGAACACAGAGCTGAGGACATCACCCGTGCACGAATCCTTCTAAAGGCTGATGAGGGGCTCACAGATCCCACGATCTGTGAGCACCTCGGCTGTTCGATCTCTACACCGTATCGCACGCGCAAAGCGTACTCCGAGCGAGGGCTTGCGGCGCTACACCGCCGCAAGCCCGACCGCGACTACGAGCCAAAGCTCGATGGTCGTGGTGAGGCCCATTTGGTCGCACTCGCGTGCTCTGACCCACCAGCGGGGCGCTCTCGATGGACGTATCAACTTCTCGCCGATCGGTTGGTCACTCTCGAGGAGATCTCGAGTCGGTCTCCCGAGAGACTGTTCGACAGCGGCTAAAAAAACGATCTGAAACCGCATCGCTCGAACTACTGGCTGATTCCACCAAAACAGAACGCTAAGTTCGTCTACCGCATGGAAGACGTTCTTGCGCTCTACCATGAACCGTACGACGAAGACCGCCCAGTCATCTGCTTCGACGAATCTAGCAAAACGCTCCACAAGCATGTACGCGACCCGCTCCCGGTGCGACCGGGAGCGGTCGCATGCGAAGACACCCACTACGAACGTAACGGTAAGCGAAAAATCCACGTCGTCACCGAACCGCTCACCGGCTGGCGGCACGTCACGGTCACGCCGAGACGACGCAAGCGCGAGTTCGTCGAACAACTGCAAGAGCTTGCGGATGAGCACTACCCGGATGCGACCTGCATCCGGGTAGTGCTCGACAATCTCAGCACGCACAATCCGGCTGCCTTCTACGAGTTTTGTACCCCGAAGGAAGCCCGAGAGTATCTCGACCGATTCGAGTTTCACTTCACTCCGGTTCACGGCAGCTGGCTCAATATGGCGGAAATCGAGCTGAGTGCGCTTCGTACCCAGTGCCTCAACCGACGCATTCCTGACGCGGCGACACTCCGAACGGAGGTCGCCGCGTGGGAACAGCACCGAAACAAGGTTCCATCTGCTATCGAGTGGCAGTTCTCAACGACCGACGCTCGAACCAAACTTCGAACGCTCTATCCCGTCTCGAATGACGCTTGAAGCAACACTAGTTAGCGCGGTTTGAGAAGCGAGCAGGTCGTAAAGCTAGTTTGGCATGTAGCTCGCAGACCTGCTTAGCGAGTGCTACGCGGCGGATTTTGATGAATCTTGGGAGCGTGAGCGGACGGCGACGCCCATCAGGGTGTTCGCCGTCCGCCTCCACGCGACCGGATGTTTGCTTCAGGAGACACAAGCGATTCTTCGCCTGATCGGCGTTGAACGCTCTCATCCGGCGATCTGGAACTGGGTTCGTCGGCTGGCTGACAGCGTGCCAGACCCGCCGACGTCCACGAGAACACAATTCTCGTGCGGCCCATCAGAACGCTTCGCGTTCTGCGGACGGCGCAGCCGTCGCGGGTCGCTATTGATGAAACCGCTGTTAGAATTAACGGTGACCGATCTTGGATGTACGCTGCAATAGGCCTCGACACGAAACTCATCCTCAATGTCGCACTCTTTGGACAGCAAGGCACCGATCCAGCTGCTGTGTTTCTGCATGGACTCGCCGAGAAACACGATCTCTCCGACGCTGAGTTTCTCGTCGATGGTGCTGGCTATCTGACTGCCATCTCTCGATTAGAATTGAGCAGTCACCTCGACTATGTTGATCGAAACCACATCGAAAAGTGGTTTCACACGCTCAAAATGCGGATCGACCGCTTTCATAACTCGTGGGTCGGCAGTCGGGCGAGCGTCAGGGAATGGCTTGAACAGTTCGTACACTACTATAACACACAGCGGCCGAATCAGTCACTCAACGGACAGACGCCAGCGGAGGTGCTAAACTAGACAGTGACGGCTATAGATAGTGATCTCACAGCTGACACCACAACATCACCATCACTCAGTCCTGCGGTTTTCCGTATCTAGACAGTGCCGGAATATCCCAGTTGACCGGACGGGTATATACGCAATGTTTACAGAAGATGAACGTTATAGATCAACCCCTAACATTGGTTTATTTATATTTCCGTGATCTGAGCGTGATTTCCGTCGACGGCCTGCGCGTCCTCTTCTAACAGCGCCACGACGAGATACGGCACGTGGGACTCGAAGTACTCGAGCAGCGTCGCGATCCGCTCGGCGTCGATCGCCTCGAGGGAGTCAAGCAGCATGAACGGCAGCGTCTCGTAGACGTCGTGGACGAGGTACCCCGCGAGCGCGAACACGAGGCCGATTACCTCGCGTTCGCTCTCGCTCAAGTGCGTGATCGTGTCCTCGTAGGCCGCACCGGAGTCGGTGCTCCGCACGATTTTGAGATCGAACGACGACTTCGTAACCTTCCGACGGCCTTCGCGGACCTCCCGCGTGGTGCGATCGATCCAGATCCGGTCGAGATTCTCGTACTCGAGGATCTCGAGGAGGTTCTCCATGTGTTCGTTGAAACTCTCCACGGCGGTCTTCTCGATCTGATCGATCCGCGTTCGAAGGTCCGTCAGTTCGTCGGTGACGTCCTCGCGGCGCTCCTCAAGCGTCGAGCGCTCCTCGAGTCGTTCCTCGATCGACGCGATCTCGTCGTCAATCTCGTCGCGCTCGCGCTCCTTGCGCTCGAGTTCGAACTCGAGCTGGTTGACCTCCTTGTGCTGGTCGAGCACGTCGCTCTGATCGGGTGTCTCGAGGTCGTCGATTTCAGCCTCGAGCTCGTCGATCTCCTCGGTGAGAGCCTCGCGGTCGTCGGTCAGATCGTCGATCCGATCGCGTCGGCGTTCGATCTCGTCCTCGATCGAGTCGAGACGCCGCTGGGCCTGTCGGTACTCAGTTCGATTCTCGTTGATTTTCGACAGCGTTTCCTGGTGCTCCTCGAGTTCGGAACTGATCTCCGAGCGCTCCTCGAGTCGCTCCCGGCGCACGTTCTGCAACTGCTCGACGGTCGAATCGACGTATTCCGCCGCGGGATCAGTTCCGCGGCGGCGTTTTTATATCGGCTCACACTTGAGCCAGTTCTACTGGCGGTTGCGGAAGAAACGTAACAAGCTACTTATTCCAATTCCGACAGCTGAAGCAATATCAACTGACTCGGCAGTAATGAACTGCTTGCGCAATATAGGAGTTCGCGTCCTGGACCGACGTTCACGGCGCCGTGATCCCAGCAGTCCAGAGTACCGCTGAACGAGCGCAGACGATTCGAGGTGAGCAACAGTGAGCGAAACCTACGAACCCCACTGGATCCAGAAACTCCAAACTGGCGAGTATAGAGTCTTAATACGATCAGCAGCGGGCAGAGAAGTCTCCACAAGCTTCCGAACACGGCCCGCCAACGCCTGATCGAATCA encodes:
- a CDS encoding helix-turn-helix domain-containing protein, with product MGRKKHIVNLSDEERSKLEAVISTGEHRAEDITRARILLKADEGLTDPTICEHLGCSISTPYRTRKAYSERGLAALHRRKPDRDYEPKLDGRGEAHLVALACSDPPAGRSRWTYQLLADRLVTLEEISSRSPERLFDSG
- a CDS encoding IS630 family transposase, whose protein sequence is MKPHRSNYWLIPPKQNAKFVYRMEDVLALYHEPYDEDRPVICFDESSKTLHKHVRDPLPVRPGAVACEDTHYERNGKRKIHVVTEPLTGWRHVTVTPRRRKREFVEQLQELADEHYPDATCIRVVLDNLSTHNPAAFYEFCTPKEAREYLDRFEFHFTPVHGSWLNMAEIELSALRTQCLNRRIPDAATLRTEVAAWEQHRNKVPSAIEWQFSTTDARTKLRTLYPVSNDA